The Carassius auratus strain Wakin chromosome 5, ASM336829v1, whole genome shotgun sequence genome includes a window with the following:
- the LOC113076513 gene encoding F-box only protein 50, giving the protein MSADWKLKCDSQWELGAHGVPMSGSVDWKSVFEKKPFKRNLLKNPSPYGVKHTIPPPEPHRSGMPPPPNQPPQFEPNGNFSGWKTSSEDLPYDTSGIPPGVVVCQLPKYRWFSLEQRVDLKAEGLWDQLLDEFQPEIVIEDWYEESQLHKSIYQLDVKLLGADGKTIIKQHKYNPEENLGSYSHTWKKVSHVFSKYGPGVRYIHFLHRLKNKFMVEFFNTKVTDSSIIIKTSKAIVK; this is encoded by the exons ATGTCGGCTGACTGGAAACTGAAGTGTGACTCGCAGTGGGAGCTGGGGGCTCACGGTGTCCCCATGTCTGGCAGCGTGGACTGGAAATCGGTGTTCGAGAAGAAGCCGTTTAAACGGAATTTACTGAAGAACCCCTCGCCTTACG GTGTAAAGCACACCATCCCACCACCCGAACCCCATCGTTCGGGAATGCCACCTCCTCCAAACCAACCACCTCAGTTTGAGCCCAATG GTAATTTCTCTGGCTGGAAAACTAGTTCAGAAGATTTGCCATATGACACTAGTGGAATCCCCCCTGGGGTTGTGGTCTGTCAGCTACCTAAGTACAG GTGGTTCTCTCTAGAGCAACGTGTGGACCTGAAGGCAGAGGGTCTGTGGGACCAACTGCTGGATGAGTTTCAGCCTGAGATAGTCATTGAGGACTG GTATGAGGAAAGCCAGCTTCATAAATCTATCTATCAGCTTGATGTGAAGCTCTTGGGTGCTGATGGTAAGACGatcattaagcagcacaaatataACCCTGAGGAGAACCTGGGGAGCTACTCACACACCTGGAAAAAG GTCTCCCATGTATTCTCCAAGTATGGGCCGGGCGTGAGGTACATTCACTTCCTCCACAGACTGAAGAACAAGTTCATGGTTGAATTCTTTAATACCAAAGTCACAGACAGCTCGATTATCATCAAGACCAGCAAAGCCATTGTGAAATAA
- the LOC113076522 gene encoding sodium/calcium exchanger 2-like isoform X1 codes for MAPLLLFHLLLLLLHSPQVCAGEGTQKNSNSSADGTKRSCSEKVKCQPGILLPVWLPHDPSLAMQAVRAVIYFAFLLYMFLGVSIIADRFMAAIEVITSQEKEITVTGANGEKTVMKVRIWNETISNLTLMALGSSAPEILLSIIEVCGHGFESGELGPGTIVGSAAFNMFVIIGVCVWVIPDGEVRKIKHLRVFFITAFWSIFAYIWLYLIIAVISPGIVQVWEALVTLFYFPVCVMMAWIADRRLLFYKYLHKRYRANKHHGIIVEMEGDLAPRGIDVIMGEKYQNHTTSVNMEKIKEPEQDREEVIRMLKELREKHPDKDLDQLIEMANYTTMQKQHKSRAFYRVQATRMMIGAGNVLKKHAAAEQAKRAAGDSAENDLATCSHIIFEQAQYQCSENCGSISLWVCLQGGTGTRTFHVDYRTENGSASSGEDYEYCEGTIVFQPGETRKEIKVGIIDDDVFEEDEHFFVRLSNLRECEDGKNTDGARLVEPFVTTITILDDDHAGVFAFSQRELCVGECSGVVEVPVNRTSGVRGTVMIPYHTEDGSARQGVDYEHTQGELEFTNEQTRKALQVHIINMQEYEKQEHFYIVLEEPKWLKRGISDLLLNQATPGPEVEEARHIAEKGKPILGEHSKLEVIIEESMAFKVRQGMAPNGVLDAVVDHLPQCENTVDRLLKDTNLADVIGTHSWREQFIEAVTVSAGEGDEEGGEPQQPSCCDYFMHAVTVFWKILFAFIPPTEYWNGWVCFVVSILAIGLLTAVIGDLASHFGCTVGLRDTVTAVVFVALGTSIPDTFASKVAATQDQYADASVGNVTGSNSVNVFLGIGLAWSISAIYWEVKGQVFHVEPGSLAFSVTLFTIFAFINIGVLMLRRRPSVGGELGGPKRIKVLTSLLFLSLWFLYITFSSLEAYCHITGF; via the exons ATGGCTCCTCTTCTACtcttccacctcctcctccttctccttcaCTCTCCACAGGTATGTGCAGGTGAAGGtactcaaaagaacagcaacagTAGTGCAGACGGCACCAAAAGATCCTGTTCTGAGAAAGTCAAATGTCAACCAGGGATTTTACTACCTGTGTGGTTGCCGCATGACCCCTCACTGGCAATGCAGGCAGTAAGAGCAGTGATCTACTTTGCATTTCTTCTCTACATGTTCCTGGGTGTGTCCATCATTGCTGATCGCTTCATGGCTGCCATCGAGGTCATCACCTCACAG GAGAAGGAGATTACTGTGACAGGTGCAAATGGGGAAAAGACAGTAATGAAAGTAAGAATCTGGAATGAAACTATCTCCAACCTCACTCTGATGGCTCTGGGTTCATCAGCCCCTGAGATCCTGCTGTCAATAATAGAG GTGTGTGGACATGGCTTTGAGTCAGGAGAACTGGGTCCCGGCACCATAGTCGGCAGTGCTGCATTTAACATGTTTGTgataatcggagtgtgtgtgtgggtgatacCTGATGGAGAGGTGAGGAAGATTAAACATCTCAGAGTCTTCTTTATTACTGCATTCTGGAGCATCTTCGCTTATATCTGGCTCTACCTCATCATTGCAGTCATAAGCCCTGGCATTGTACAG gTCTGGGAGGCTCTGGTCACTCTTTTCTACTTtcctgtgtgtgtgatgatggcCTGGATTGCTGACCGGCGCCTGCTCTTTTACAAGTACTTGCACAAGCGTTACCGTGCCAATAAACATCATGGTATCATTGTGGAGATGGAGGGTGACCTAGCACCCAGGGGCATTGATGTCATCATGGGAGAAAAATATCAAAACCACACCACTAGTGTCAATATGGAGAAAATCAAAGAACCCGAACAGGATAGAGAAGAG GTGATCCGCATGCTTAAAGAACTGAGAGAGAAGCATCCAGATAAAGACCTGGATCAGCTGATTGAGATGGCAAACTACACCACCATGCAGAAACAGCATAAGAGCCGGGCCTTTTACCGGGTGCAGGCAACACGCATGATGATCGGTGCAGGCAACGTACTAAAGAAACATGCAGCAGCTGAACAGGCAAAACGAGCAGCTGGAGATTCAGCTGAGAATGACCTGGCCACCTGTTCTCACATCATTTTTGAGCAGGCACAGTATCAGTGCAGTGAGAACTGTGGGAGCATCAGTTTATGGGTCTGCTTACAGGGGGGAACCGGCACCAGAACCTTCCACGTCGATTACAGGACAGAGAATGGGTCAGCCAGTTCTGGGGAAGATTATGAGTATTGTGAGGGAACGATCGTATTTCAGCCTGGAGAGACACGCAAAGAAATAAAG gtGGGCATTATTGATGATGATGTGTTTGAGGAAGATGAACACTTCTTTGTGCGTCTCTCAAACCTGAGAGAGTGTGAGGACGGGAAAAACACTGATGGTGCCCGACTGGTTGAACCCTTCGTAACCACCATAACTATTTTGGATGATGACCATGCAGGAGTTTTCGCGTTTAGTCAGCGGGAGCTCTGCGTGGGTGAATGTTCAGGTGTAGTAGAGGTGCCTGTGAACCGGACATCAGGTGTGCGTGGGACTGTGATGATTCCATATCACACAGAGGATGGTTCTGCGCGTCAAGGTGTTGACTATGAACACACACAAGGAGAGCTAGAATTTACAAATGAGCAGACTAG gaaGGCACTACAGGTGCACATCATAAACATGCAGGAATATGAGAAGCAAGAACATTTCTACATTGTCCTTGAAGAACCCAAATGGCTCAAGAGAGGCATCTcag ATCTGCTTTTGAATCAGG CCACCCCTGGTCCGGAAGTGGAGGAGGCCAGACATATAGCAGAGAAAGGAAAGCCCATACTGGGAGAACACAGCAAGTTAGAGGTTATTATAGAGGAGAGCATGGCTTTCAAG GTTCGACAGGGAATGGCCCCTAATGGAGTCTTAGATGCGGTAGTAGACCACTTGCCTCAGTGTGAA AATACAGTAGACCGCCTATTGAAGGATACCAATCTTGCTGACGTAATTGGCACACACTCCTGGAGAGAACAGTTCATTGAGGCGGTAACAGTGAGTGCAG GAGAAGGTGATGAGGAAGGAGGGGAGCCACAGCAACCATCGTGCTGTGATTATTTCATGCACGCAGTTACAGTGTTCTGGAAGATTCTGTTTGCATTCATTCCACCCACAGAATACTGGAATGGTTGGGTTTGCTTTGTTGTGTCCATTCTGGCCATTGGGCTGCTAACCGCCGTCATTGGAGATTTGGCATCTCATTTCGGCTGCACGGTGGGCCTCCGTGACACAGTCACTGCTGTAGTGTTTGTTGCCTTAGGAACCTCCATACCAG ATACATTTGCAAGTAAGGTCGCTGCTACACAGGATCAGTATGCAGATGCTTCGGTTGGAAATGTAACTGGTAGCAACTCTGTTAATGTTTTCCTGGGGATTGGTCTGGCCTGGTCCATTTCAGCCATTTACtgggaggtcaaaggtcaggtgTTTCACGTAGAGCCTGGCTCACTTGCATTCTCTGTCACACTCTTCACCATCTTCGCCTTCATCAACATCGGTGTGCTCATGCTACGACGGCGGCCATCGGTGGGCGGAGAGCTGGGCGGGCCCAAAAGGATAAAGGTTCTGACTTCACTGTTGTTCCTCAGTTTGTGGTTTCTCTACATCACATTCTCCAGCCTAGAGGCCTACTGTCACATCACCGGCTTCTga
- the LOC113076522 gene encoding sodium/calcium exchanger 2-like isoform X3, translating into MAPLLLFHLLLLLLHSPQVCAGEGTQKNSNSSADGTKRSCSEKVKCQPGILLPVWLPHDPSLAMQAVRAVIYFAFLLYMFLGVSIIADRFMAAIEVITSQEKEITVTGANGEKTVMKVRIWNETISNLTLMALGSSAPEILLSIIEVCGHGFESGELGPGTIVGSAAFNMFVIIGVCVWVIPDGEVRKIKHLRVFFITAFWSIFAYIWLYLIIAVISPGIVQVWEALVTLFYFPVCVMMAWIADRRLLFYKYLHKRYRANKHHGIIVEMEGDLAPRGIDVIMGEKYQNHTTSVNMEKIKEPEQDREEVIRMLKELREKHPDKDLDQLIEMANYTTMQKQHKSRAFYRVQATRMMIGAGNVLKKHAAAEQAKRAAGDSAENDLATCSHIIFEQAQYQCSENCGSISLWVCLQGGTGTRTFHVDYRTENGSASSGEDYEYCEGTIVFQPGETRKEIKVGIIDDDVFEEDEHFFVRLSNLRECEDGKNTDGARLVEPFVTTITILDDDHAGVFAFSQRELCVGECSGVVEVPVNRTSGVRGTVMIPYHTEDGSARQGVDYEHTQGELEFTNEQTRKALQVHIINMQEYEKQEHFYIVLEEPKWLKRGISDLLLNQATPGPEVEEARHIAEKGKPILGEHSKLEVIIEESMAFKVRQGMAPNGVLDANTVDRLLKDTNLADVIGTHSWREQFIEAVTVSAGEGDEEGGEPQQPSCCDYFMHAVTVFWKILFAFIPPTEYWNGWVCFVVSILAIGLLTAVIGDLASHFGCTVGLRDTVTAVVFVALGTSIPDTFASKVAATQDQYADASVGNVTGSNSVNVFLGIGLAWSISAIYWEVKGQVFHVEPGSLAFSVTLFTIFAFINIGVLMLRRRPSVGGELGGPKRIKVLTSLLFLSLWFLYITFSSLEAYCHITGF; encoded by the exons ATGGCTCCTCTTCTACtcttccacctcctcctccttctccttcaCTCTCCACAGGTATGTGCAGGTGAAGGtactcaaaagaacagcaacagTAGTGCAGACGGCACCAAAAGATCCTGTTCTGAGAAAGTCAAATGTCAACCAGGGATTTTACTACCTGTGTGGTTGCCGCATGACCCCTCACTGGCAATGCAGGCAGTAAGAGCAGTGATCTACTTTGCATTTCTTCTCTACATGTTCCTGGGTGTGTCCATCATTGCTGATCGCTTCATGGCTGCCATCGAGGTCATCACCTCACAG GAGAAGGAGATTACTGTGACAGGTGCAAATGGGGAAAAGACAGTAATGAAAGTAAGAATCTGGAATGAAACTATCTCCAACCTCACTCTGATGGCTCTGGGTTCATCAGCCCCTGAGATCCTGCTGTCAATAATAGAG GTGTGTGGACATGGCTTTGAGTCAGGAGAACTGGGTCCCGGCACCATAGTCGGCAGTGCTGCATTTAACATGTTTGTgataatcggagtgtgtgtgtgggtgatacCTGATGGAGAGGTGAGGAAGATTAAACATCTCAGAGTCTTCTTTATTACTGCATTCTGGAGCATCTTCGCTTATATCTGGCTCTACCTCATCATTGCAGTCATAAGCCCTGGCATTGTACAG gTCTGGGAGGCTCTGGTCACTCTTTTCTACTTtcctgtgtgtgtgatgatggcCTGGATTGCTGACCGGCGCCTGCTCTTTTACAAGTACTTGCACAAGCGTTACCGTGCCAATAAACATCATGGTATCATTGTGGAGATGGAGGGTGACCTAGCACCCAGGGGCATTGATGTCATCATGGGAGAAAAATATCAAAACCACACCACTAGTGTCAATATGGAGAAAATCAAAGAACCCGAACAGGATAGAGAAGAG GTGATCCGCATGCTTAAAGAACTGAGAGAGAAGCATCCAGATAAAGACCTGGATCAGCTGATTGAGATGGCAAACTACACCACCATGCAGAAACAGCATAAGAGCCGGGCCTTTTACCGGGTGCAGGCAACACGCATGATGATCGGTGCAGGCAACGTACTAAAGAAACATGCAGCAGCTGAACAGGCAAAACGAGCAGCTGGAGATTCAGCTGAGAATGACCTGGCCACCTGTTCTCACATCATTTTTGAGCAGGCACAGTATCAGTGCAGTGAGAACTGTGGGAGCATCAGTTTATGGGTCTGCTTACAGGGGGGAACCGGCACCAGAACCTTCCACGTCGATTACAGGACAGAGAATGGGTCAGCCAGTTCTGGGGAAGATTATGAGTATTGTGAGGGAACGATCGTATTTCAGCCTGGAGAGACACGCAAAGAAATAAAG gtGGGCATTATTGATGATGATGTGTTTGAGGAAGATGAACACTTCTTTGTGCGTCTCTCAAACCTGAGAGAGTGTGAGGACGGGAAAAACACTGATGGTGCCCGACTGGTTGAACCCTTCGTAACCACCATAACTATTTTGGATGATGACCATGCAGGAGTTTTCGCGTTTAGTCAGCGGGAGCTCTGCGTGGGTGAATGTTCAGGTGTAGTAGAGGTGCCTGTGAACCGGACATCAGGTGTGCGTGGGACTGTGATGATTCCATATCACACAGAGGATGGTTCTGCGCGTCAAGGTGTTGACTATGAACACACACAAGGAGAGCTAGAATTTACAAATGAGCAGACTAG gaaGGCACTACAGGTGCACATCATAAACATGCAGGAATATGAGAAGCAAGAACATTTCTACATTGTCCTTGAAGAACCCAAATGGCTCAAGAGAGGCATCTcag ATCTGCTTTTGAATCAGG CCACCCCTGGTCCGGAAGTGGAGGAGGCCAGACATATAGCAGAGAAAGGAAAGCCCATACTGGGAGAACACAGCAAGTTAGAGGTTATTATAGAGGAGAGCATGGCTTTCAAG GTTCGACAGGGAATGGCCCCTAATGGAGTCTTAGATGCG AATACAGTAGACCGCCTATTGAAGGATACCAATCTTGCTGACGTAATTGGCACACACTCCTGGAGAGAACAGTTCATTGAGGCGGTAACAGTGAGTGCAG GAGAAGGTGATGAGGAAGGAGGGGAGCCACAGCAACCATCGTGCTGTGATTATTTCATGCACGCAGTTACAGTGTTCTGGAAGATTCTGTTTGCATTCATTCCACCCACAGAATACTGGAATGGTTGGGTTTGCTTTGTTGTGTCCATTCTGGCCATTGGGCTGCTAACCGCCGTCATTGGAGATTTGGCATCTCATTTCGGCTGCACGGTGGGCCTCCGTGACACAGTCACTGCTGTAGTGTTTGTTGCCTTAGGAACCTCCATACCAG ATACATTTGCAAGTAAGGTCGCTGCTACACAGGATCAGTATGCAGATGCTTCGGTTGGAAATGTAACTGGTAGCAACTCTGTTAATGTTTTCCTGGGGATTGGTCTGGCCTGGTCCATTTCAGCCATTTACtgggaggtcaaaggtcaggtgTTTCACGTAGAGCCTGGCTCACTTGCATTCTCTGTCACACTCTTCACCATCTTCGCCTTCATCAACATCGGTGTGCTCATGCTACGACGGCGGCCATCGGTGGGCGGAGAGCTGGGCGGGCCCAAAAGGATAAAGGTTCTGACTTCACTGTTGTTCCTCAGTTTGTGGTTTCTCTACATCACATTCTCCAGCCTAGAGGCCTACTGTCACATCACCGGCTTCTga
- the LOC113076522 gene encoding sodium/calcium exchanger 2-like isoform X2, with translation MAPLLLFHLLLLLLHSPQVCAGEGTQKNSNSSADGTKRSCSEKVKCQPGILLPVWLPHDPSLAMQAVRAVIYFAFLLYMFLGVSIIADRFMAAIEVITSQEKEITVTGANGEKTVMKVRIWNETISNLTLMALGSSAPEILLSIIEVCGHGFESGELGPGTIVGSAAFNMFVIIGVCVWVIPDGEVRKIKHLRVFFITAFWSIFAYIWLYLIIAVISPGIVQVWEALVTLFYFPVCVMMAWIADRRLLFYKYLHKRYRANKHHGIIVEMEGDLAPRGIDVIMGEKYQNHTTSVNMEKIKEPEQDREEVIRMLKELREKHPDKDLDQLIEMANYTTMQKQHKSRAFYRVQATRMMIGAGNVLKKHAAAEQAKRAAGDSAENDLATCSHIIFEQAQYQCSENCGSISLWVCLQGGTGTRTFHVDYRTENGSASSGEDYEYCEGTIVFQPGETRKEIKVGIIDDDVFEEDEHFFVRLSNLRECEDGKNTDGARLVEPFVTTITILDDDHAGVFAFSQRELCVGECSGVVEVPVNRTSGVRGTVMIPYHTEDGSARQGVDYEHTQGELEFTNEQTRKALQVHIINMQEYEKQEHFYIVLEEPKWLKRGISATPGPEVEEARHIAEKGKPILGEHSKLEVIIEESMAFKVRQGMAPNGVLDAVVDHLPQCENTVDRLLKDTNLADVIGTHSWREQFIEAVTVSAGEGDEEGGEPQQPSCCDYFMHAVTVFWKILFAFIPPTEYWNGWVCFVVSILAIGLLTAVIGDLASHFGCTVGLRDTVTAVVFVALGTSIPDTFASKVAATQDQYADASVGNVTGSNSVNVFLGIGLAWSISAIYWEVKGQVFHVEPGSLAFSVTLFTIFAFINIGVLMLRRRPSVGGELGGPKRIKVLTSLLFLSLWFLYITFSSLEAYCHITGF, from the exons ATGGCTCCTCTTCTACtcttccacctcctcctccttctccttcaCTCTCCACAGGTATGTGCAGGTGAAGGtactcaaaagaacagcaacagTAGTGCAGACGGCACCAAAAGATCCTGTTCTGAGAAAGTCAAATGTCAACCAGGGATTTTACTACCTGTGTGGTTGCCGCATGACCCCTCACTGGCAATGCAGGCAGTAAGAGCAGTGATCTACTTTGCATTTCTTCTCTACATGTTCCTGGGTGTGTCCATCATTGCTGATCGCTTCATGGCTGCCATCGAGGTCATCACCTCACAG GAGAAGGAGATTACTGTGACAGGTGCAAATGGGGAAAAGACAGTAATGAAAGTAAGAATCTGGAATGAAACTATCTCCAACCTCACTCTGATGGCTCTGGGTTCATCAGCCCCTGAGATCCTGCTGTCAATAATAGAG GTGTGTGGACATGGCTTTGAGTCAGGAGAACTGGGTCCCGGCACCATAGTCGGCAGTGCTGCATTTAACATGTTTGTgataatcggagtgtgtgtgtgggtgatacCTGATGGAGAGGTGAGGAAGATTAAACATCTCAGAGTCTTCTTTATTACTGCATTCTGGAGCATCTTCGCTTATATCTGGCTCTACCTCATCATTGCAGTCATAAGCCCTGGCATTGTACAG gTCTGGGAGGCTCTGGTCACTCTTTTCTACTTtcctgtgtgtgtgatgatggcCTGGATTGCTGACCGGCGCCTGCTCTTTTACAAGTACTTGCACAAGCGTTACCGTGCCAATAAACATCATGGTATCATTGTGGAGATGGAGGGTGACCTAGCACCCAGGGGCATTGATGTCATCATGGGAGAAAAATATCAAAACCACACCACTAGTGTCAATATGGAGAAAATCAAAGAACCCGAACAGGATAGAGAAGAG GTGATCCGCATGCTTAAAGAACTGAGAGAGAAGCATCCAGATAAAGACCTGGATCAGCTGATTGAGATGGCAAACTACACCACCATGCAGAAACAGCATAAGAGCCGGGCCTTTTACCGGGTGCAGGCAACACGCATGATGATCGGTGCAGGCAACGTACTAAAGAAACATGCAGCAGCTGAACAGGCAAAACGAGCAGCTGGAGATTCAGCTGAGAATGACCTGGCCACCTGTTCTCACATCATTTTTGAGCAGGCACAGTATCAGTGCAGTGAGAACTGTGGGAGCATCAGTTTATGGGTCTGCTTACAGGGGGGAACCGGCACCAGAACCTTCCACGTCGATTACAGGACAGAGAATGGGTCAGCCAGTTCTGGGGAAGATTATGAGTATTGTGAGGGAACGATCGTATTTCAGCCTGGAGAGACACGCAAAGAAATAAAG gtGGGCATTATTGATGATGATGTGTTTGAGGAAGATGAACACTTCTTTGTGCGTCTCTCAAACCTGAGAGAGTGTGAGGACGGGAAAAACACTGATGGTGCCCGACTGGTTGAACCCTTCGTAACCACCATAACTATTTTGGATGATGACCATGCAGGAGTTTTCGCGTTTAGTCAGCGGGAGCTCTGCGTGGGTGAATGTTCAGGTGTAGTAGAGGTGCCTGTGAACCGGACATCAGGTGTGCGTGGGACTGTGATGATTCCATATCACACAGAGGATGGTTCTGCGCGTCAAGGTGTTGACTATGAACACACACAAGGAGAGCTAGAATTTACAAATGAGCAGACTAG gaaGGCACTACAGGTGCACATCATAAACATGCAGGAATATGAGAAGCAAGAACATTTCTACATTGTCCTTGAAGAACCCAAATGGCTCAAGAGAGGCATCTcag CCACCCCTGGTCCGGAAGTGGAGGAGGCCAGACATATAGCAGAGAAAGGAAAGCCCATACTGGGAGAACACAGCAAGTTAGAGGTTATTATAGAGGAGAGCATGGCTTTCAAG GTTCGACAGGGAATGGCCCCTAATGGAGTCTTAGATGCGGTAGTAGACCACTTGCCTCAGTGTGAA AATACAGTAGACCGCCTATTGAAGGATACCAATCTTGCTGACGTAATTGGCACACACTCCTGGAGAGAACAGTTCATTGAGGCGGTAACAGTGAGTGCAG GAGAAGGTGATGAGGAAGGAGGGGAGCCACAGCAACCATCGTGCTGTGATTATTTCATGCACGCAGTTACAGTGTTCTGGAAGATTCTGTTTGCATTCATTCCACCCACAGAATACTGGAATGGTTGGGTTTGCTTTGTTGTGTCCATTCTGGCCATTGGGCTGCTAACCGCCGTCATTGGAGATTTGGCATCTCATTTCGGCTGCACGGTGGGCCTCCGTGACACAGTCACTGCTGTAGTGTTTGTTGCCTTAGGAACCTCCATACCAG ATACATTTGCAAGTAAGGTCGCTGCTACACAGGATCAGTATGCAGATGCTTCGGTTGGAAATGTAACTGGTAGCAACTCTGTTAATGTTTTCCTGGGGATTGGTCTGGCCTGGTCCATTTCAGCCATTTACtgggaggtcaaaggtcaggtgTTTCACGTAGAGCCTGGCTCACTTGCATTCTCTGTCACACTCTTCACCATCTTCGCCTTCATCAACATCGGTGTGCTCATGCTACGACGGCGGCCATCGGTGGGCGGAGAGCTGGGCGGGCCCAAAAGGATAAAGGTTCTGACTTCACTGTTGTTCCTCAGTTTGTGGTTTCTCTACATCACATTCTCCAGCCTAGAGGCCTACTGTCACATCACCGGCTTCTga